In Cyprinus carpio isolate SPL01 chromosome B7, ASM1834038v1, whole genome shotgun sequence, a genomic segment contains:
- the LOC109059542 gene encoding arf-GAP domain and FG repeat-containing protein 2-like, with protein sequence MSNRKHRDNQEICARKVRELAQTGVNKHCFECSQPGVTYIDITVGCFVCTSCSGMLRGLNPPHRVKSISMTTFSQQEVEFLQNHGNEVGRRTWLCIFDPKTDGCFDARDTQKLKEFLQDKYERKKWHFSKSKIRRDVNESPWAPGVQAVPAPHGPAQNQPPPGHPLNPTARPTRTLSQSQLSIWDRAPAVSPADSRTEVFTARPTRSQSFRDHPIKDTLLSGVERQRPGTISSGIGHQNHPSSFPALPRPSASSTFKNSFTLGRTLSAGGGAPFRAFPKSLSLDFGGLSHAHNTLSSAAPSPVTQDKYAAFSQLDKVLADNTPVTAITTAPSDGPPQYSTLFSNRLSSSSTPASSPGVPEATSGSQTFANFPNPFNSTASCAQPVLSPSNPFKSTASDDASSSSVVFPQSVSFPAPTTQSAFSHQQSSNQEANGFNSFPAPESVPKVPRPMSVNPFTGNVYPSRGASLNPFI encoded by the exons ATGTCGAACCGAAAGCACCGGGACAACCAGGAGATATGCGCCCGCAAGGTCCGAGAGCTCGCCCAGACGGGAGTGAACAAGCACTGCTTCGAGTGCAGTCAGCCCGGGGTGACTTACATCGACATCACCGTGGGCTGCTTCGTGTGCACGTCGTGCTCTGGAATGCT GAGAGGGCTCAACCCACCCCATAGAGTTAAGTCTATTTCCATGACAACCTTCTCCCAACAGGAAGTGGAGTTCTTGCAAAACCATGGCAACGAG GTTGGAAGGAGGACCTGGCTCTGCATATTTGACCCCAAAACAGATGGCTGTTTCGACGCACGTGACACACAGAAGCTGAAAGAGTTCTTGCAGGACAAATATGAGAGAAAGAAAtg GCATTTCTCTAAGAGCAAGATCCGGAGGGATGTGAATGAGTCACCATGGGCTCCAGGGGTTCAGGCTGTTCCAGCTCCACACGGGCCCGCTCAGAATCAGCCTCCGCCTGGACATCCTCTGAACCCCACAGCCCGGCCCACCCGCACACTG TCCCAGTCCCAGTTGTCAATATGGGACAGAGCTCCTGCTGTCTCCCCAGCTGATAGCCGTACTGAGGTGTTCACTGCCAGGCCAACTCGCTCACAGAGCTTCAGAGATCATCCCATTAAAG ACACATTGTTAAGTGGTGTGGAGAGACAGAGGCCAGGAACAATTTCTTCTGGAATCGGACACCAGAATCATCCCTCCTCCTTTCCAGCCCTTCCACGTCCTtcag CAAGTAGCACTTTCAAAAACAGCTTTACTTTAG GTCGCACTCTGTCAGCTGGGGGTGGGGCTCCATTTAGAGCATTCCCTAAATCGCTGAGTTTGGATTTTGGGGGTCTAAGCCACGCCCACAACACTCTAAGTTCTGCTGCTCCGTCCCCTGTCACTCAGGATAAGTATGCAGCCTTTTCACAGCTTGATAAAGTGTTGGCAGACAACACACCTGTCACAG CCATCACAACAGCTCCCTCTGATGGACCGCCTCAGTATAGCACCCTCTTTAGTAACCGACTATCCTCCAGTTCCACCCCTGCAAG ctCCCCAGGTGTTCCAGAGGCCACCTCTGGATCTCAAACGTTTGCAA ATTTCCCAAACCCCTTCAATTCTACAGCCAGCTGCGCCCAGCCCGTTCTGTCTCCCAGTAACCCCTTCAAAAGCACAGCCTCAG ATGATGCCTCCTCCTCCTCAGTCGTCTTTCCTCAGTCTGTCTCTTTTCCTGCACCCACCACCCAAAGTGCTTTTTCACACCAACAGTCTAGTAACCAGGAAGCAAACG GTTTCAACTCATTTCCTGCCCCTGAGTCTGTCCCTAAAGTCCCGCGACCAATGTCTGTCAACCCTTTTACT GGCAATGTTTACCCGAGTAGAGGAGCATCACTGAACCCTTTCATCTGA